In Tessaracoccus flavus, the following are encoded in one genomic region:
- the abc-f gene encoding ribosomal protection-like ABC-F family protein, whose amino-acid sequence MLQVKDVEVRAGARLLLSPVSFQVINGDRIGLVGRNGAGKTTLTRILAGEGTPASGQVVRSGQLGYLPQDPRSGDPEQIARDRVLGARGLDQVIQRMRRSEEAMSTSEGRARDEAMAAYTRAEAALMAAGGYAAEAEAARIAANLGLAERVLSQPLKTLSGGQRRRIELARILFSDADTLLLDEPTNHLDADSIVWLRGYLQSFPGGLIVISHDTELLDAVVNKVYHLDANRAELDIYSMNWKRYLQQRETDEKRRKRELANAERKASQLMAQADKMRAKATKAVAAQNMAKRAEKLLAGVEGERAVDQVAKIRFPEPAPCGKTPLRGFDLSKSYGSLEVFTAVDLAIDKGSKVVILGLNGAGKTTMLRILSGIEEPSAGRVEHGHGAKIGYYAQEHETLDVERSVLHNMLSASPHLNDTDVRKVLGSFLFSGDDVEKPAKVLSGGEKTRLALAMLVVSAANVLLLDEPTNNLDPASRAEVLNAIRTYAGAVVLVTHDPGAVQALEPDRVLVLPDGVEDLWSDDYAELVDLA is encoded by the coding sequence GTGCTGCAGGTCAAGGATGTTGAGGTTCGCGCGGGGGCGCGTCTGTTGTTGTCGCCTGTCTCGTTCCAGGTCATCAACGGTGACCGCATCGGGCTGGTGGGCCGCAACGGCGCAGGCAAGACCACCCTGACCAGGATCCTTGCCGGTGAGGGTACACCGGCCTCGGGCCAGGTGGTCCGGTCTGGCCAGCTCGGCTATCTGCCGCAGGATCCCCGCTCCGGAGACCCGGAACAGATCGCCCGGGACCGCGTGCTCGGCGCCCGGGGCCTGGACCAGGTGATTCAGCGAATGCGTCGCTCGGAAGAGGCCATGTCCACCTCGGAGGGACGCGCCCGGGACGAGGCGATGGCAGCCTACACGCGTGCCGAGGCCGCTCTGATGGCCGCCGGAGGATACGCCGCGGAGGCGGAAGCCGCGCGGATCGCGGCCAACCTCGGCCTCGCCGAACGTGTGCTCTCGCAGCCCCTCAAGACGCTCTCGGGCGGCCAGCGCCGTCGGATCGAGCTCGCCCGCATCCTGTTCTCCGACGCCGACACACTGCTGCTGGATGAACCGACGAACCACCTCGACGCCGACTCGATCGTGTGGCTGCGCGGCTACCTCCAGTCCTTCCCCGGCGGACTCATCGTCATCTCCCACGACACAGAACTGCTGGACGCGGTGGTCAACAAGGTGTATCACCTGGATGCCAACCGGGCAGAGCTCGACATCTACTCCATGAACTGGAAGCGGTACCTGCAGCAGCGCGAGACCGACGAGAAGCGTCGCAAGCGCGAACTCGCGAACGCCGAGCGGAAGGCATCCCAGCTCATGGCCCAGGCCGACAAGATGCGTGCCAAGGCCACCAAGGCGGTCGCGGCCCAGAACATGGCCAAGCGGGCCGAGAAGCTGCTGGCCGGCGTCGAGGGTGAGCGCGCGGTCGACCAGGTGGCGAAGATCCGCTTCCCCGAGCCGGCGCCCTGCGGGAAGACCCCGTTGCGCGGCTTCGACCTCAGCAAGTCGTACGGCTCGCTCGAGGTCTTCACCGCGGTCGACCTTGCGATCGACAAGGGCTCCAAGGTCGTGATTCTGGGCCTGAACGGTGCGGGCAAGACCACGATGCTGCGGATCCTGTCCGGCATCGAGGAGCCGTCGGCGGGCCGCGTCGAGCACGGGCACGGGGCGAAGATCGGTTACTACGCCCAGGAACACGAGACCCTCGACGTCGAGCGCAGCGTGCTTCACAACATGCTGTCGGCCTCGCCTCATCTGAACGACACTGACGTGCGCAAAGTGTTGGGCTCGTTCCTGTTCAGCGGAGACGACGTCGAGAAGCCCGCCAAGGTGCTCTCGGGCGGCGAGAAGACCAGGCTCGCGCTGGCGATGCTGGTGGTCTCGGCCGCGAACGTCCTGCTCCTCGATGAGCCCACCAACAACCTCGACCCGGCCTCCCGCGCGGAGGTCCTGAACGCCATCCGCACCTACGCCGGCGCCGTCGTCCTCGTCACCCACGACCCGGGCGCCGTGCAGGCGCTCGAGCCCGACCGTGTGCTCGTTCTACCCGACGGTGTCGAGGATCTCTGGAGCGACGACTACGCCGAGTTGGTCGACCTCGCCTGA
- a CDS encoding alpha-glucosidase, with amino-acid sequence MARKLLTPKSTVASLYRNPVGRDVVDKLFLQTGLPRRLIYTMGFLRLGWIEKATAPVTGGGMVDMVLTLVNGEPDRPLKGRAPHPTPWWREAVIYQVYPRSFADSNGDGVGDIRGIVGKLDYLADLGVDCVWLSPVFASPNVDMGYDVSDYRDIMAEMGTLEDMDDLIKGCHDRGMRLILDLVVNHTSDQHEWFRQAVADPEGPYGDYYFMVDGDPGTPPNNWTSFFSGSAWGWNEEAGKWVLHLFADGQMDLNWESDSVRDEVADIVSWWMKRGIDGFRLDVINYISKRHGLPDGHPFIGKLLEFIGVEHFFYGPRLHEFLRGLRREGFTRREAPASTPRRRLPDGTLGEPQGPDMIGFMVGETPGIGMELGRLLSGYGRGELDLIFNFDVLDNPGHVRWDLYDYQLWYLKRFYRAYDKHLAPSDWIAVFLDNHDNPRMLSKFAHGKESDPAVRTAIGKMLATIQLTMRGTPFLFQGQELAAINHAFEDVEQLRDVESINRHASLLADGMDPKKAWAQILAGSRDHSRVPMRWTPDGGFSDGPAWLAGTDTVEGFSAEEQVADPDSVYSWHKDLISLRRRHRALTIGSLKWVHKRNRFYFAYQRKLGGEVFLIECNTSDKRRKRPHVAGRIVPVMGGPRGRWMEPWEATVSRVY; translated from the coding sequence ATGGCACGCAAGCTCCTCACGCCTAAGAGCACCGTCGCGTCGCTCTACCGCAACCCCGTCGGGCGTGACGTGGTCGACAAGCTGTTCCTGCAGACAGGCCTGCCGAGACGGCTCATCTACACGATGGGGTTCCTGCGTCTCGGCTGGATCGAGAAGGCCACCGCCCCGGTCACGGGCGGAGGCATGGTCGACATGGTGCTGACCCTGGTCAACGGCGAGCCGGACCGGCCGCTCAAGGGTCGCGCGCCGCACCCCACCCCGTGGTGGCGCGAGGCCGTCATCTACCAGGTGTACCCGCGTTCGTTCGCGGACTCGAACGGCGACGGCGTGGGCGATATCCGAGGCATCGTCGGCAAGCTCGACTACCTGGCCGACCTCGGGGTGGACTGCGTCTGGCTGTCGCCGGTGTTCGCGTCACCGAACGTGGACATGGGCTACGACGTGAGCGACTACCGCGACATCATGGCCGAGATGGGCACCCTCGAGGACATGGACGACCTCATCAAGGGCTGCCACGACCGTGGCATGCGCCTCATCCTCGACCTCGTCGTCAATCACACCTCCGACCAGCACGAATGGTTCAGGCAGGCCGTCGCCGACCCGGAGGGTCCCTATGGCGACTACTACTTCATGGTGGACGGGGATCCCGGCACCCCGCCCAACAACTGGACTTCCTTCTTCTCCGGGTCGGCCTGGGGCTGGAACGAGGAGGCGGGCAAGTGGGTCCTCCACCTCTTCGCGGACGGCCAGATGGACCTCAACTGGGAGTCGGACAGCGTCCGAGACGAGGTCGCCGACATCGTCTCGTGGTGGATGAAGCGGGGCATCGACGGCTTCCGGCTCGACGTCATCAACTACATCTCCAAGCGTCACGGCCTGCCTGACGGCCACCCGTTCATCGGGAAGCTGCTGGAGTTCATCGGCGTCGAGCACTTCTTCTACGGCCCCCGCCTCCACGAGTTCCTCAGGGGGCTCCGCCGAGAGGGCTTCACCCGCCGCGAAGCGCCCGCCTCCACCCCCCGCCGGCGACTGCCGGACGGGACGCTCGGAGAGCCACAGGGACCGGACATGATCGGGTTCATGGTCGGCGAGACGCCGGGCATCGGCATGGAGCTGGGACGCCTGTTGAGCGGATACGGTCGCGGCGAGCTGGACCTGATCTTCAACTTTGACGTGCTCGACAACCCCGGCCACGTCCGCTGGGATCTCTACGACTACCAGCTCTGGTACCTCAAGCGCTTCTACCGCGCCTACGACAAGCACCTGGCGCCGAGCGACTGGATCGCGGTCTTCCTCGACAACCACGACAACCCGCGGATGCTGAGCAAGTTCGCCCACGGCAAGGAGTCCGACCCCGCCGTCCGGACAGCCATCGGCAAGATGCTGGCCACCATCCAGCTCACCATGCGCGGCACCCCCTTCCTCTTCCAGGGGCAGGAGCTGGCCGCGATCAACCACGCCTTCGAGGACGTCGAGCAGCTCCGGGACGTCGAATCGATCAACCGTCACGCGAGCCTCCTGGCCGACGGCATGGATCCGAAGAAGGCGTGGGCTCAGATCCTGGCCGGTTCGCGCGACCACTCACGCGTGCCGATGCGCTGGACGCCAGACGGCGGGTTCAGCGACGGACCCGCCTGGCTGGCCGGCACCGACACGGTCGAGGGGTTCTCGGCCGAGGAGCAGGTGGCCGATCCCGACTCTGTGTATTCCTGGCACAAGGACCTGATCAGCCTGAGGCGTCGCCATCGTGCGCTCACGATCGGTTCCCTGAAGTGGGTGCACAAGCGCAATCGCTTCTACTTCGCCTATCAGCGCAAGCTTGGCGGGGAGGTGTTCCTCATCGAGTGCAACACCTCCGATAAGCGTCGCAAGCGCCCCCACGTCGCGGGGCGGATCGTCCCGGTGATGGGCGGTCCGCGCGGACGCTGGATGGAGCCGTGGGAGGCGACCGTGAGTCGGGTCTACTGA
- a CDS encoding phosphoglucomutase/phosphomannomutase family protein: MARIKFGTGGWRAIIGDEFTRANVRLLCGALAQRIKEEGHAERGIVIGYDRRFLSDVSAHWAAEVFAGEGIACQIIKIAQAPTPLIMWTVKDRKLPYGMAITASHNPALYNGIKVFTAGGKDADEDVTHDVERRMETLEGDGEERIGLIDYDKAVKSGKVREINPFNGYIDSIINQVDMEAIRKADLKIALDPMFGVSRTSLQTILMTARCEVEVIHDRHDTLFGGRIPSPTSATLDTLKRYVVDNDCALGIATDGDADRLGVIDDKGNFLHPNQLLVILYYYLLKYKGWRGPVVRNVATTSLLDHVAEMFGEKCYEVPVGFKWISGKMLETDAIIGGESSGGLTVRGHISGKDGIYAAALLVEMIAVVGKSLSQIYDEITGQFPPHYMAEMDFKFDSERKPEILDTLMVRKEIPEFSATVVDTSYRDGAKIYFDNGWIIARFSGTEPLLRIFCEMPTREEAERACIEFREFLGL, translated from the coding sequence GTGGCGAGAATCAAGTTTGGTACCGGCGGCTGGCGAGCGATCATCGGTGACGAGTTCACGCGGGCGAACGTCCGCCTGCTCTGTGGTGCGCTGGCGCAGCGTATCAAGGAGGAGGGCCACGCTGAGCGTGGCATCGTGATCGGCTACGACCGGCGCTTCCTCTCCGACGTGTCGGCGCACTGGGCGGCCGAAGTCTTCGCCGGCGAGGGCATCGCGTGCCAGATCATCAAGATCGCCCAGGCCCCCACCCCCCTGATCATGTGGACGGTCAAGGACCGCAAACTGCCGTACGGCATGGCGATCACCGCCTCCCACAACCCGGCCCTCTACAACGGCATCAAGGTATTCACCGCCGGGGGCAAGGACGCAGACGAGGATGTGACCCACGACGTGGAGCGCAGGATGGAGACGCTGGAGGGCGACGGCGAAGAGCGGATCGGCCTGATCGATTACGACAAGGCGGTGAAGTCCGGCAAGGTCAGGGAGATCAACCCGTTCAACGGCTACATCGATTCGATCATCAATCAGGTCGACATGGAGGCCATCCGCAAGGCCGACCTCAAGATCGCCTTGGATCCGATGTTCGGTGTCTCGCGCACATCGCTCCAGACCATCCTGATGACCGCGCGGTGCGAGGTCGAGGTCATCCACGACAGGCACGACACGCTCTTCGGCGGACGCATACCGTCGCCGACGAGCGCCACGCTCGATACGCTCAAGCGCTACGTGGTCGACAACGACTGCGCGCTGGGCATCGCCACTGACGGTGACGCGGACCGGCTCGGCGTCATCGACGACAAGGGCAACTTCCTGCACCCCAACCAGCTGTTGGTGATCCTCTACTACTACCTCCTCAAGTACAAGGGGTGGCGAGGCCCGGTCGTGCGCAACGTCGCCACCACCAGCCTGCTCGACCACGTCGCGGAGATGTTCGGGGAGAAGTGCTACGAGGTGCCGGTGGGGTTCAAGTGGATCTCCGGGAAAATGCTCGAGACCGACGCCATCATCGGCGGGGAGTCCTCGGGTGGGCTCACGGTCCGAGGGCACATTTCGGGCAAGGACGGCATCTACGCGGCCGCTCTCCTCGTCGAGATGATCGCCGTGGTCGGTAAGTCGTTGAGCCAGATCTATGACGAGATCACGGGTCAGTTCCCGCCCCACTACATGGCCGAGATGGACTTCAAGTTCGACTCCGAGCGCAAGCCGGAGATCCTGGACACCTTGATGGTGCGCAAGGAGATCCCGGAGTTCAGCGCCACCGTCGTCGACACCTCGTATCGCGACGGCGCCAAGATCTACTTCGACAATGGTTGGATCATCGCCCGGTTCTCCGGCACCGAGCCGTTGTTGCGCATCTTCTGCGAGATGCCGACCCGGGAGGAAGCGGAGCGGGCCTGCATCGAGTTCCGCGAGTTCCTCGGCCTCTGA
- a CDS encoding DUF3099 domain-containing protein has translation MAKAPDSTLITSAGRSRSLDLEERQRRYLITMGVRTACFLLFLVVPGWWKLAALAGAALLPAFAVLFANSTDHRPPAVAPEMKEQEGLRALPASHVVTGTVEETE, from the coding sequence ATGGCCAAGGCACCGGATTCGACGCTCATCACGAGCGCGGGTCGCAGCCGCTCGCTCGATCTCGAGGAACGCCAGCGCCGCTATCTGATCACGATGGGCGTGCGCACGGCCTGCTTTCTGCTGTTCCTGGTGGTCCCGGGATGGTGGAAGCTGGCAGCCCTCGCGGGTGCCGCGCTCCTGCCCGCCTTCGCCGTGCTCTTCGCCAACAGCACCGACCACAGGCCGCCAGCAGTGGCGCCGGAGATGAAGGAGCAGGAGGGGCTGCGTGCCCTTCCCGCCTCGCACGTCGTCACAGGCACGGTGGAGGAGACCGAGTGA
- a CDS encoding glycoside-pentoside-hexuronide (GPH):cation symporter produces MESQPGRVTPGTRWGFGLGTLGRDMVAALVSMYLLFYLTDVLDISGTRLAVITAILVAMRIFDAVNDPFMGVLVDNTHTRWGKFKPWIFWGAILWGVATLLLFFDFGADGWGYVIAFTIVYLVYEIGYTINDISYWSMLPSLTRDQPERERIGVVARICANVGLFAVVVGIVPITSALGAALGSAEAAWFALAAALVAIMVVFQTLTLVFAREQVTARQEATPLREFLGVIVRNDQLLWVTVSMVAFMAGYITTTSFGLYYFKYIFGDEGAYAVFAAILGVTQITALALFPLASARFSREHIHLAATASCVTGYLVFLVSGDSLIVVGLAGVLLFAGQGAIQLLLVMFIADSVEYGEWKLGRRNESVTFSLQPFIYKLGNAIASAVVGATVIWSGIDRAESAADVTDEGAALVRLAMLVVPALLILVSYLVIRWRYRLNATFYAQIVDDLRERTRHGTQAPHA; encoded by the coding sequence ATGGAGAGTCAGCCGGGACGGGTGACGCCCGGCACGAGGTGGGGGTTCGGCCTCGGCACGTTGGGGCGCGACATGGTCGCAGCGCTCGTCTCGATGTACCTGCTGTTCTACCTGACCGACGTGCTGGACATCTCCGGCACACGCCTGGCCGTCATCACGGCGATCCTCGTCGCGATGCGCATTTTCGACGCGGTCAACGATCCCTTCATGGGGGTGCTCGTCGACAACACCCACACCCGGTGGGGCAAGTTCAAGCCTTGGATCTTCTGGGGTGCGATCCTGTGGGGGGTCGCCACGCTGCTGCTTTTCTTCGACTTCGGAGCCGACGGCTGGGGATACGTCATCGCCTTCACCATCGTCTACCTCGTCTACGAGATCGGCTACACGATCAACGACATCTCGTACTGGTCGATGCTTCCGTCGCTCACCCGTGACCAACCCGAGCGCGAACGGATCGGCGTCGTGGCCCGCATCTGCGCCAACGTCGGGCTGTTCGCGGTCGTGGTGGGCATCGTCCCCATCACGTCGGCGCTCGGCGCCGCGCTGGGGTCGGCGGAGGCGGCGTGGTTCGCGCTCGCTGCCGCGCTCGTCGCCATCATGGTGGTGTTCCAGACGCTCACGCTCGTCTTCGCCCGCGAGCAGGTGACGGCGCGCCAGGAGGCGACACCGCTGCGGGAGTTCCTGGGGGTCATAGTCCGCAACGACCAACTGTTGTGGGTGACCGTCTCGATGGTCGCGTTCATGGCCGGATACATCACCACGACCTCGTTCGGCCTGTACTACTTCAAGTACATCTTCGGTGACGAGGGCGCCTACGCGGTCTTCGCCGCCATCCTCGGGGTCACCCAGATCACCGCGCTGGCGTTGTTCCCCCTGGCCTCAGCGCGGTTTTCCCGGGAACATATCCATCTCGCGGCCACCGCCTCCTGCGTAACCGGCTACCTGGTCTTCCTCGTCTCAGGCGACTCGCTGATCGTCGTCGGCCTTGCCGGCGTGCTGCTCTTCGCGGGGCAGGGCGCCATCCAACTCCTGCTCGTCATGTTCATCGCCGACTCGGTCGAGTACGGGGAGTGGAAGTTGGGTCGCCGAAACGAATCGGTGACGTTCTCCCTCCAACCGTTCATCTACAAGTTGGGCAACGCCATCGCCAGCGCGGTGGTGGGGGCCACCGTCATCTGGTCCGGCATCGACCGCGCCGAGTCGGCCGCTGACGTGACCGACGAGGGCGCGGCTCTCGTGCGGCTGGCCATGCTTGTCGTTCCCGCCCTGCTGATCCTCGTCAGCTATCTGGTCATCCGCTGGCGCTACAGACTGAATGCGACGTTCTACGCTCAGATCGTCGACGACCTCCGGGAAAGGACTCGCCATGGCACGCAAGCTCCTCACGCCTAA
- the rarD gene encoding EamA family transporter RarD has product MIQPARAGLLYGLAAYGLWGLFPLFFLLFARSGALEVVAHRALWSLVFCALLLTVLRQWDSVRVVLADRRTTAALVAAGFLIVVNWSTYVFAVLTDRTLETALGYFINPLAVAALGIFVLGERLRRLQWVAMGLGGASVAVMVGGYGEVPWTALLLATSFGLYSLVKKVAGRSVGALPGLALETAAVAPLAVAYLAFLGATGASSATLADGYGLLLVSTGIVTAVPLLLFAAAARRVSMITIAILQYLAPIGQFLLGWLVLHEPMPPVRWAGFALVWAGVLVFVADSLLTSRRAASARRRLRREGGVGLP; this is encoded by the coding sequence ATGATCCAACCTGCGCGCGCCGGGCTGCTCTATGGGCTCGCCGCCTATGGGCTGTGGGGCCTGTTTCCCCTGTTTTTCCTCCTCTTCGCTCGATCGGGAGCTCTCGAGGTGGTCGCCCACCGGGCCCTGTGGTCGCTGGTCTTCTGCGCCCTCCTGCTGACCGTCCTGCGGCAGTGGGACTCGGTGAGGGTGGTGTTGGCGGATCGGCGCACCACCGCGGCGCTGGTGGCGGCCGGATTCCTCATCGTCGTGAACTGGAGCACCTACGTCTTCGCCGTCCTGACCGACCGCACGCTGGAGACGGCCCTTGGCTACTTCATCAACCCGCTCGCGGTGGCGGCCCTCGGCATCTTCGTGCTGGGGGAGCGGCTGCGCCGACTGCAGTGGGTGGCCATGGGGCTCGGCGGCGCGTCGGTGGCGGTCATGGTCGGGGGCTACGGCGAGGTGCCGTGGACCGCCCTGCTGCTGGCAACGTCGTTCGGCCTCTACAGCCTCGTGAAGAAGGTCGCGGGCCGCTCGGTTGGTGCGCTGCCCGGCCTCGCCCTCGAGACCGCGGCAGTCGCTCCCCTCGCGGTCGCCTACCTCGCCTTCCTGGGGGCGACGGGGGCGTCCAGCGCCACGCTCGCGGACGGCTACGGGCTGCTGCTGGTCTCCACCGGGATCGTCACCGCCGTGCCACTGTTGCTCTTCGCGGCCGCGGCCAGACGCGTCAGCATGATCACCATCGCCATTCTCCAGTACCTCGCGCCGATCGGGCAGTTCCTTCTCGGATGGCTGGTGCTCCACGAACCGATGCCGCCGGTTCGTTGGGCCGGGTTCGCTCTTGTCTGGGCGGGCGTGCTGGTGTTCGTGGCGGACTCCCTCCTGACATCCCGTCGTGCGGCCAGCGCCCGTCGGCGGCTCCGACGCGAGGGCGGCGTCGGTTTGCCCTGA
- the fabG gene encoding 3-oxoacyl-ACP reductase FabG: MAEAFRDAGYRVAATYRSGGVPDGVLGVTCDITDQGQVDQAFETIEKELGPVEVLVANAGVTRDTLLMRMSDDDWQTVIDTNLTGTFRVVRRAARPMMRARFGRIVLISSVVALLGSPGQINYSSSKAALVGMARSLTRELGTRNVTANVVAPGFIETDMTSVLGEDTIADYRKRIPAGRLGSVDDVARAVLFLANDSSGYISGAVLPVDGGLGMGH; the protein is encoded by the coding sequence ATGGCCGAGGCGTTCCGCGACGCCGGATACCGGGTGGCGGCGACCTACCGCTCCGGCGGGGTCCCGGACGGAGTCCTTGGCGTCACCTGCGACATCACGGACCAGGGCCAGGTCGACCAGGCGTTCGAGACCATTGAGAAGGAGCTTGGCCCGGTCGAGGTGCTCGTCGCCAACGCGGGTGTCACCCGCGACACGCTATTGATGCGGATGTCCGACGACGACTGGCAGACGGTGATCGACACCAACCTCACCGGAACCTTCCGGGTCGTGCGGCGCGCAGCCCGCCCGATGATGCGGGCCCGATTCGGGCGGATCGTGCTGATCTCATCGGTGGTGGCGCTGCTCGGATCGCCCGGACAGATCAACTACTCGTCGTCGAAGGCCGCCCTCGTCGGCATGGCCCGCAGCCTGACCCGCGAGCTGGGGACCAGGAACGTCACCGCCAACGTCGTCGCACCCGGCTTCATCGAGACCGACATGACCTCCGTGCTCGGGGAGGACACCATCGCCGATTACAGGAAGCGCATCCCAGCCGGTCGCCTGGGGAGCGTCGATGACGTGGCCCGCGCCGTCCTGTTCCTCGCCAATGATTCGTCCGGCTACATCTCCGGCGCGGTCCTGCCGGTTGATGGCGGCCTGGGCATGGGCCACTAG
- a CDS encoding putative RNA methyltransferase: MTTVLSQWLRCPVCAADLHETEGSLVCPSRHAFDVARQGYVNLTRRPVPNNADTAPMLDARARFLAAGHYEALADAVAAAAGPAERIVEVGAGTGYYLARALEANPGARGLATDVSPAAAKRAARAHPRAGSIVADTWAGLPLRDGVADVVLCVFAPRNPAEFERVLSPGGTLVVAVPGADHLAELRERYDLLGVDRDKAEAVAASFPGWGHRRTEVRAQLELSADEVADLIAMGPNAFHGPPTTTAPTRTTLAVTVVSLTRP, encoded by the coding sequence ATGACGACTGTGCTCAGCCAGTGGCTGCGCTGCCCGGTCTGCGCCGCTGACCTCCACGAGACCGAAGGCTCCCTGGTCTGCCCGTCGCGACACGCGTTCGACGTCGCCCGTCAGGGCTACGTCAACCTGACCAGACGACCCGTCCCCAACAACGCCGACACGGCCCCCATGCTCGACGCGCGAGCGAGATTCCTCGCGGCGGGGCACTACGAGGCGTTGGCGGACGCGGTCGCCGCGGCGGCCGGACCCGCCGAGCGCATCGTGGAGGTGGGGGCGGGCACCGGTTACTACCTCGCTCGCGCACTGGAGGCGAACCCGGGCGCGCGGGGCCTGGCCACCGACGTGTCCCCCGCGGCGGCCAAACGAGCCGCACGGGCGCACCCGAGAGCAGGATCCATCGTGGCGGACACGTGGGCAGGGCTTCCCCTCCGGGATGGTGTGGCCGACGTGGTGCTGTGTGTCTTCGCACCACGCAACCCGGCGGAGTTCGAGAGGGTGCTCTCCCCCGGCGGGACTCTCGTTGTCGCCGTACCCGGGGCTGACCATCTCGCCGAGCTTCGCGAGCGGTACGACCTCCTCGGCGTCGATCGGGACAAGGCCGAGGCCGTCGCTGCCTCCTTCCCCGGCTGGGGGCACCGCCGCACGGAGGTCCGCGCACAGCTCGAGCTCAGCGCCGACGAGGTGGCCGATCTCATCGCGATGGGCCCGAACGCCTTCCACGGCCCGCCGACGACAACCGCGCCGACGCGGACCACACTCGCGGTCACCGTCGTCTCCCTGACGCGCCCCTGA
- a CDS encoding SURF1 family protein has product MSRQVRRWVAMGVLGAVLATAFVLLGRWQLDRLDERRTQNATVQAHTALPVVPYSEVMDGVIEDDDQWFRVSATGTYEPEQFQLRYRSLDGAYGSEVFGVLNTSSGYVLINRGFLPRQPGFPDGEMPPAAGGEVTVTGYVRRNMRGDDNSKTPHEGQLRTIDSEFIGAAIGEDLTDGYIQLIESTPPETDVLTPLGEPSLDEGNHLSYALQWFAFTIIGVVGMGVLIRGDIRDRAKARARASAAADTHAPA; this is encoded by the coding sequence GTGAGCAGACAGGTACGGCGCTGGGTCGCGATGGGTGTGCTCGGAGCGGTGCTGGCCACCGCGTTCGTGCTGCTCGGCCGATGGCAACTGGATCGACTCGACGAGCGACGCACCCAGAACGCGACTGTCCAGGCGCACACGGCCCTGCCCGTCGTCCCGTACTCCGAGGTCATGGACGGCGTCATCGAGGATGACGACCAGTGGTTCCGCGTATCGGCCACCGGCACATACGAGCCCGAGCAGTTCCAGTTGCGCTACCGATCGCTCGACGGAGCGTACGGCAGCGAGGTTTTCGGCGTGCTGAACACCTCCTCCGGCTACGTCCTCATCAATCGCGGGTTCCTCCCCCGCCAGCCCGGATTCCCCGACGGAGAGATGCCGCCGGCGGCCGGCGGTGAGGTGACGGTCACCGGCTACGTGAGGCGCAACATGCGCGGTGACGACAACTCGAAGACACCGCACGAGGGTCAGCTCCGGACCATCGACTCCGAGTTCATCGGTGCCGCGATCGGCGAGGACCTGACCGACGGCTACATCCAGCTCATCGAATCGACCCCTCCTGAGACAGACGTCCTCACGCCGCTGGGCGAGCCCTCACTCGACGAAGGCAACCACCTCAGCTACGCCCTGCAGTGGTTCGCGTTCACCATCATCGGCGTCGTCGGGATGGGAGTGCTCATCCGAGGTGACATCCGCGACCGCGCCAAGGCCCGCGCAAGGGCCTCCGCGGCAGCCGATACGCACGCCCCGGCATGA
- a CDS encoding response regulator transcription factor: MTSSLRPEFVIRVMLVEDDPLAQQAIKTYLSRSADIELVGVAGDGVEALELAPTVNPDVAIVDIHMPRMGGIELTERLTTPPSSIRVVCFTALGDDRVMLQALNAGASGFLLKSDSPGLILHGVRSAFSGDALVSPKLVAAALANRRGQSSPPPDLSATDKELLGLIGRGLSNAEIAQELYLATSTVKTYVSRLLGRLERPNRASLAALAHEWGLVEP; this comes from the coding sequence ATGACATCGTCGCTGCGCCCAGAGTTCGTGATCCGGGTGATGCTCGTCGAGGATGACCCTCTCGCCCAGCAGGCCATCAAGACGTACCTCTCCCGGTCGGCCGACATCGAGTTGGTCGGCGTGGCAGGCGACGGTGTGGAGGCGCTCGAGCTCGCCCCGACGGTCAACCCCGACGTGGCCATCGTCGACATCCACATGCCGCGCATGGGTGGCATCGAACTCACCGAGCGGCTGACGACGCCCCCGTCGTCGATCCGTGTGGTCTGCTTCACGGCGCTGGGCGACGACCGTGTCATGCTGCAGGCGCTCAACGCCGGCGCCTCCGGATTTCTGCTGAAGTCCGACAGCCCCGGCCTCATCCTGCACGGGGTCCGCAGCGCCTTCAGCGGCGATGCGCTCGTCTCCCCGAAGCTCGTTGCCGCAGCGTTGGCCAACCGTCGCGGTCAGTCCTCCCCACCCCCTGACCTCAGCGCGACCGACAAAGAACTGCTGGGGCTCATCGGGCGTGGGCTGAGCAACGCGGAGATCGCGCAGGAGCTCTACCTCGCCACGAGTACCGTCAAGACCTACGTGAGCCGGCTCCTCGGACGTCTGGAGCGTCCGAACCGCGCGTCC